The nucleotide sequence TATGGTAAACGTATAGAGTGGCAATTTGCCACTCTTTTCCTCCTTCTTGACTTGTTTGCTCTCTTcctctttcttcttttcttccacAACGTCGAATGAATCATATAATCCTGCTAAAAAGGTCAATTCCCCATCTTTCCTCCTCACGTAGTATGGGATTTTCTCCTTCCCCTTCGTCTGCCACTCATAATACCCACTAACAGGTATTACGCATCTCTTGTAATGCACacatttcttccaaatccTCTTACTAGTCAATGTCTCCAACCGGGCATTGATGGTCCTATAGCTATTGAAAGAATCGATCTTACTATGAACGATCCAACTGGGAACCAACCCCCACTTCATACTCTTCAACTGATGTCCAATAGAGTACACGTTGACCATATTAGTTGGGGCCACATTGTATGATTTGTCCAAGTCTTGACCACTATCCCTTTGTTCTCCAGGTTCAGTGATCTCCAGGTGGAACCCATCCCTCAATTGATTAGCCAACTGCTCCCCATTATATTCCATGGCAAACCGTCCACACATCTTTACCTTAACTGCTGTTTCTCATGGCTCTGTTAGTTAATTGGACAGTACTTGACGTAACGTCATTTTCTCTCTTAGGAACCGATTCTGGAAAACTTGATACATAAAACAAACCAACACAAACCCTTGCCTCAGAACACCTAAGATATCGTCAAATAAGCAATGTGGAGAAGAGCAATAAACCCACGATCCACCGTCTTCAAACTCATAGCCACTGGAACAGGGCTTTTTACGCTCTCAACTGCGTATTGTTACGTATTCCATGTGCGCACATCATACAAACGAGATCCATTATATTATAAACCGGTAAGAAAGGCCCTTTGGGATGAGAGTAATAAAGGACAATTCAACCATTCTGATGCTTTGACTCAGTATGTCGAGACACTGAGAGGTTTGAAAGGAAGGGACCCGCTGGGGGAACCGTACACTAGGattgaattgaagattGCCGAGATGTTGGAGAATATGGGGAAATATGATGAAGCTCATTCTATCTATTTGGAAATGCTTTATAGGTTCTTTGATGCGTTGGTTACACCTGGGGTGATCCCTGATTTGAAGAGACCAGAGTTCATTAGGAAGGATTTGCGATTGTTAATTAAGTCCCTGGAGATTAATACAGATATTGAATTGgggaagaagaatttattggCCCATTTGCTTTTGGTGCAAGAGGAAGTCATGGGCAGATCCCCTgagttgaagaaatttttcgatgaaaggaaaagaaaggCTACTAGTAATGGTTTGGGCAAGAATCACAGTGATTTAAGTGGAAGTAATTTGCAAGAcatcttgaatttgaaattctttaagACTGTGGTTAAcgatgaaaatattaaattcgATGAAAATGGATATATGGTACTTGATATGGAAAAGAATTCTACAGCATGGGAACCCTTTAAAGAGGAGTTTTTTACCGCAAGAGATTTATATACCGCCTTCTGTGTATCCTCTCACGATGTGGGTACTGCATTAAGTTGTAAGATGACGACTTTGGAGTGGATGGTAATGGCAGATATGCCACCTGGCCAAATTCTTCTATCGCAGGCGAATGTTGGATCGCT is from Naumovozyma castellii chromosome 6, complete genome and encodes:
- the MGR3 gene encoding Mgr3p (ancestral locus Anc_2.433) → MWRRAINPRSTVFKLIATGTGLFTLSTAYCYVFHVRTSYKRDPLYYKPVRKALWDESNKGQFNHSDALTQYVETLRGLKGRDPLGEPYTRIELKIAEMLENMGKYDEAHSIYLEMLYRFFDALVTPGVIPDLKRPEFIRKDLRLLIKSLEINTDIELGKKNLLAHLLLVQEEVMGRSPELKKFFDERKRKATSNGLGKNHSDLSGSNLQDILNLKFFKTVVNDENIKFDENGYMVLDMEKNSTAWEPFKEEFFTARDLYTAFCVSSHDVGTALSCKMTTLEWMVMADMPPGQILLSQANVGSLLYLQAEKYEAEIEKLKSSSSIDDTTKITDDTMIKKLRSLNKNRDSCLQMANECYDNIIDFSKKNRNLRYHIKDQLDPAVSQSIALSTYGKGILNLHRGSLTKAERLLKDSISMAKETDFTELLTEAENELKRALLIKEQIITKSNNNLPL
- the NCAS0F01830 gene encoding putative peptide hydrolase (ancestral locus Anc_2.434); the encoded protein is MCGRFAMEYNGEQLANQLRDGFHLEITEPGEQRDSGQDLDKSYNVAPTNMVNVYSIGHQLKSMKWGLVPSWIVHSKIDSFNSYRTINARLETLTSKRIWKKCVHYKRCVIPVSGYYEWQTKGKEKIPYYVRRKDGELTFLAGLYDSFDVVEEKKKEEESKQVKKEEKSGKLPLYTFTIITADAPKNLKWLHDRMPCILVPGTNQWDNWFNTEHTEWEQKELSELLEPIYDETTMDVYRVSKDVGKVSNKGEYLIKPVLKREGNGVKTEEEPVSIKKESGQKRSITDMLRSSTKRQKK